A genomic stretch from Salvelinus namaycush isolate Seneca chromosome 25, SaNama_1.0, whole genome shotgun sequence includes:
- the LOC120020376 gene encoding cytochrome P450 7B1-like isoform X1: MLEFVLPLFLGFLALYLLSVRFGRTRRDGEPPLINGWIPFLGKALEFGKNAHGFLAAHKEKHGDVFTVLIAGKYMTFIMNPLLYPYVIKHQKQLDFHEFFDQVAPLTFGFPPVRSGKFPGMGEHVQRSFRLLQGENLNNLTETMMGNLMLVFRQDYLTGESEWRTESVYQLCNSIMFEATFLTLFGKPAHTSRHSGMVTLREDFVKFDTMFPLLIARIPISLLGGTKAIRDKLINYFHPQRMSRWSNTSGFIKERAALFEQYDSMGDVDKAAHHFAILWASVGNTVPATFWAMYYLVTHPEALAVVREEIHGVLQVSGIETDHNRDIAFTREQLDSLLYLESSINESLRLSSASMNIRVAQEDFSLRLEGERSIGVRKGDIISLSPQSMHMDPGIYKNPEIYKFDRYIENGKEKTDFYKDGQKLKYYRMSFGSGSTKCPGRHFAVNEIKQFLSLLLLYFDVEVLEGQEPCTLDPSRAGLGILLPASDVQIRYRLRRS, encoded by the exons GAGAGATGGGGAGCCTCCACTTATAAATGGTTGGATTCCATTCCTTGGGAAGGCTTTGGAGTTTGGGAAGAATGCACATGGATTTCTGGCAGCACATAAGGAGAAACATGGAGATGTATTTACTGTGCTGATTGCTG GCAAATACATGACCTTCATAATGAATCCGTTGCTGTATCCGTATGTCATCAAACATCAAAAACAGCTGGACTTCCATGAGTTTTTTGACCAAGTGGCCCCCTTGACGTTCGGCTTCCCCCCTGTCAGAAGCGGCAAGTTCCCCGGTATGGGCGAGCACGTCCAGAGGTCCTTCCGTCTTCTACAGGGCGAGAACCTCAATAACCTGACAGAGACCATGATGGGAAATCTCATGCTTGTGTTCCGACAAGACTACCTTACTGGGGAGAGCGAGTGGAGGACTGAAAGTGTGTACCAACTCTGCAATTCGATCATGTTTGAGGCTACTTTCCTGACCCTGTTTGGCAAGCCTGCCCATACCAGCAGACACAGCGGAATGGTGACGCTTCGAGAGGACTTTGTCAAGTTCGACACCATGTTTCCCCTCCTCATTGCCAGGATCCCCATCTCTCTGCTGGGAGGAACCAAGGCCATCCGGGATAAACTGATCAACTACTTCCACCCTCAGAGAATGTCTCGATGGTCCAACACCTCAGGGTTCATAAAGGAAAGAGCAGCACTGTTTGAACAGTATGACTCCATGGGAGATGTCGATAAAGCAG CTCATCATTTTGCTATTCTATGGGCGTCGGTGGGAAACACAGTCCCAGCCACCTTCTGGGCCATGTATTACCTGGTGACGCACCCAGAGGCCCTTGCAGTTGTGCGTGAGGAGATCCATGGTGTCCTGCAGGTCTCAGGAATAGAAACAGACCACAACAGAGACATCGCCTTCACCAGAGAACAGCTGGACAGCCTACTGTATTTGG AGAGCTCCATAAATGAAAGTCTGCGGCTGTCTTCAGCCTCCATGAACATCCGCGTGGCCCAGGAGGACTTCAGCTTGCGGCTGGAGGGAGAGCGCTCCATTGGAGTGAGGAAAGGAGATATCATCTCCCTGTCTCCCCAGAGCATGCACATGGACCCCGGGATCTACAAGAATCCAGAG ATCTACAAGTTTGACCGATACATCGAAAACGGAAAGGAAAAGACAGACTTCTATAAGGACGGCCAGAAGCTGAAGTACTACCGGATGTCTTTCGGCTCAGGCTCCACTAAGTGCCCAGGAAGGCACTTTGCGGTGAATGAGATAAAGCAGTTCCTTTCTCTGCTGCTGCTCTACTTTGACGTGGAGGTGTTGGAGGGGCAGGAGCCGTGTACCCTGGACCCCAGCCGTGCTGGCCTGGGCATCCTGCTCCCTGCCAGTGACGTCCAGATCCGCTACAGGCTACGTCGAtcctga
- the LOC120020376 gene encoding cytochrome P450 7B1-like isoform X2, with protein MTFIMNPLLYPYVIKHQKQLDFHEFFDQVAPLTFGFPPVRSGKFPGMGEHVQRSFRLLQGENLNNLTETMMGNLMLVFRQDYLTGESEWRTESVYQLCNSIMFEATFLTLFGKPAHTSRHSGMVTLREDFVKFDTMFPLLIARIPISLLGGTKAIRDKLINYFHPQRMSRWSNTSGFIKERAALFEQYDSMGDVDKAAHHFAILWASVGNTVPATFWAMYYLVTHPEALAVVREEIHGVLQVSGIETDHNRDIAFTREQLDSLLYLESSINESLRLSSASMNIRVAQEDFSLRLEGERSIGVRKGDIISLSPQSMHMDPGIYKNPEIYKFDRYIENGKEKTDFYKDGQKLKYYRMSFGSGSTKCPGRHFAVNEIKQFLSLLLLYFDVEVLEGQEPCTLDPSRAGLGILLPASDVQIRYRLRRS; from the exons ATGACCTTCATAATGAATCCGTTGCTGTATCCGTATGTCATCAAACATCAAAAACAGCTGGACTTCCATGAGTTTTTTGACCAAGTGGCCCCCTTGACGTTCGGCTTCCCCCCTGTCAGAAGCGGCAAGTTCCCCGGTATGGGCGAGCACGTCCAGAGGTCCTTCCGTCTTCTACAGGGCGAGAACCTCAATAACCTGACAGAGACCATGATGGGAAATCTCATGCTTGTGTTCCGACAAGACTACCTTACTGGGGAGAGCGAGTGGAGGACTGAAAGTGTGTACCAACTCTGCAATTCGATCATGTTTGAGGCTACTTTCCTGACCCTGTTTGGCAAGCCTGCCCATACCAGCAGACACAGCGGAATGGTGACGCTTCGAGAGGACTTTGTCAAGTTCGACACCATGTTTCCCCTCCTCATTGCCAGGATCCCCATCTCTCTGCTGGGAGGAACCAAGGCCATCCGGGATAAACTGATCAACTACTTCCACCCTCAGAGAATGTCTCGATGGTCCAACACCTCAGGGTTCATAAAGGAAAGAGCAGCACTGTTTGAACAGTATGACTCCATGGGAGATGTCGATAAAGCAG CTCATCATTTTGCTATTCTATGGGCGTCGGTGGGAAACACAGTCCCAGCCACCTTCTGGGCCATGTATTACCTGGTGACGCACCCAGAGGCCCTTGCAGTTGTGCGTGAGGAGATCCATGGTGTCCTGCAGGTCTCAGGAATAGAAACAGACCACAACAGAGACATCGCCTTCACCAGAGAACAGCTGGACAGCCTACTGTATTTGG AGAGCTCCATAAATGAAAGTCTGCGGCTGTCTTCAGCCTCCATGAACATCCGCGTGGCCCAGGAGGACTTCAGCTTGCGGCTGGAGGGAGAGCGCTCCATTGGAGTGAGGAAAGGAGATATCATCTCCCTGTCTCCCCAGAGCATGCACATGGACCCCGGGATCTACAAGAATCCAGAG ATCTACAAGTTTGACCGATACATCGAAAACGGAAAGGAAAAGACAGACTTCTATAAGGACGGCCAGAAGCTGAAGTACTACCGGATGTCTTTCGGCTCAGGCTCCACTAAGTGCCCAGGAAGGCACTTTGCGGTGAATGAGATAAAGCAGTTCCTTTCTCTGCTGCTGCTCTACTTTGACGTGGAGGTGTTGGAGGGGCAGGAGCCGTGTACCCTGGACCCCAGCCGTGCTGGCCTGGGCATCCTGCTCCCTGCCAGTGACGTCCAGATCCGCTACAGGCTACGTCGAtcctga